In Actinomycetes bacterium, the DNA window GCCGGCCCGCTGGCTGGACGCCGAGGGCGGCTTCGACGAGGCGGCGCCAGGCCAGCCGCGCGGCGCCTGGTTCCCGTTCGGGCTGGGCCAGCGAGTCTGCGTCGGCGAGTCGTTCGCCTGGGCCGAGGGGGCCCTGGTGCTGGCCACGCTGGCGCAGCGCTGGGATCCCGAGGTCGACCCCGACTACGACGCACTGCCCGAGCCGTCGGTCACCCTGCGCCCACGGGCCGGCTTGCCGACCACGCTGCGGGCGCGCTCCGCGATTTGACGACTGGCACGGCCCGGGGTTTAATGGTTGCGTGTTGCAAGCAAACTTCTGTACGAGGGACGACGACGAGCTGGCCGTCGCCCTCTACGCGGTGGTACTGCGGCTGCGCCGGCTCCCGATCAGCGGACCGGTCGACAAGGCCGCACTCGCCGTCCTGCACGAGACGCACCGGCTCGGGGCGGTCCGCCCCTCCGACCTGGCGGCCCAGATGCACCTGGACCTGTCCACGGTCAGCCGGCACCTGCGCGTGCTCGAGGCCCGCGGGCTGATCACCCGAACCCCCGACCCGCACGACGCCCGGGCGCACACCATCGGCCTGACCGACGCCGGCGGAGAGGTTCTCGCCCACCTGCTCGACCAGCGCGCCGTGGCCATCCGCGACGCCATCGCCCACTGGCCCGACGAGGACCGACATACCCTTCGTCGGCTGGTCCGCCGGCTGGCCGACGACCTGAACGACTGCCCCCACGAGACGACGGAGCTGTAGTGACCGACGGAACCACCGACACCCGGGCCCAGGCCGGGGGCGTCGTCCCCGCCCAGTTCACGCATCGCCAGATCCTGGTGATCCTGTCCGGGCTGATGACCGGCATGCTGCTGGCCGCGCTCGACCAGACGATCGTGTCCACCGCGCTGCCGACGATCGTCGGCGACCTCGGTGGCCTGGCGCACCTGTCCTGGGTGGTCACGGCCTACCTGCTGGCCTCCACGGCGTCCACGCCGCTGTACGGCAAGATCTCCGACCTCTACGGCCGCAAACCGGTGTTCCGGTTCGCGATCGTCGTGTTCCTCATCGGCTCGATGCTGTCCGGCCTGTCCACCCAGATGTGGGAGCTCATCGGGGCTCGGGCTGTCCAGGGCCTCGGCGCCGGCGGCCTGATGGCGCTGGCGTTCGCGATCATCGGCGACGTCATCCCGCCGCGCGAACGGGGTCGCTACCAGGGCTACTTCGGCGCGGTGTTCGCTGTGTCCTCGGTCGCCGGGCCACTGCTCGGCGGGTTCTTCGTCGACCACCTGTCCTGGCACTGGATCTTCTTCATCAACATCCCGCTGGGCATCGTCGCGCTGATCGTCACCGACCGCGCGCTGCACGGGCTCAAGCACATCCGGCGCGAGCACAGCATCGACTACCTCGGCGCCGCGCTCATGGTCAGCGGCGTCACCTGCCTGCTGCTCGGCATGGTCCGCGGCAGCGAGGTCGGCTGGGGCACTTTCGAGATCACCGGTCTGCTGGTCGCCGGCGTGGTGCTGTCCGCGATCTTCGTGTGGTGGGAGGGCCGGGCCGCCGAGCCCATCCTGCCGCTGCGGCTGTTCCGCAACCGGATCTTCTCGGTGGCCAGCGGCATCGGGTTCATCATCGGCTTCGCGATGTTCGGGGCCATCGTGTTCCTGCCGGTGTACCTGCAGATCGTCCGCGGGGTCTCCCCGACACAGTCCGGCCTGGAGCTGCTGCCGCTCATGGTGGGCCTGCTCGTCGCGTCGATCGTGTCCGGGCGACGGATCACCACAACCGGCCGCTACAAGCGGTTCCCGATCGCCGGGACCGCGGTGACCGCGGTGGGCATGTTCCTGCTGTCCACC includes these proteins:
- a CDS encoding MarR family winged helix-turn-helix transcriptional regulator, producing the protein MLQANFCTRDDDELAVALYAVVLRLRRLPISGPVDKAALAVLHETHRLGAVRPSDLAAQMHLDLSTVSRHLRVLEARGLITRTPDPHDARAHTIGLTDAGGEVLAHLLDQRAVAIRDAIAHWPDEDRHTLRRLVRRLADDLNDCPHETTEL
- a CDS encoding MDR family MFS transporter, yielding MTDGTTDTRAQAGGVVPAQFTHRQILVILSGLMTGMLLAALDQTIVSTALPTIVGDLGGLAHLSWVVTAYLLASTASTPLYGKISDLYGRKPVFRFAIVVFLIGSMLSGLSTQMWELIGARAVQGLGAGGLMALAFAIIGDVIPPRERGRYQGYFGAVFAVSSVAGPLLGGFFVDHLSWHWIFFINIPLGIVALIVTDRALHGLKHIRREHSIDYLGAALMVSGVTCLLLGMVRGSEVGWGTFEITGLLVAGVVLSAIFVWWEGRAAEPILPLRLFRNRIFSVASGIGFIIGFAMFGAIVFLPVYLQIVRGVSPTQSGLELLPLMVGLLVASIVSGRRITTTGRYKRFPIAGTAVTAVGMFLLSTLGSQTSYWQIALYMLTLGVGIGLVMQVIVLATQNSVDPSDMGVATSSSTFFRSMGGTFGTALFGTILANGLASQLASRLPAAALQGVNTAQLTGSPQVIAALPPAVRGPVIESFVSALGNVFVTAVPVVLLAFVLTWFLKEIKLRSHHGETDELVEPASVI